One segment of Primulina tabacum isolate GXHZ01 chromosome 14, ASM2559414v2, whole genome shotgun sequence DNA contains the following:
- the LOC142524089 gene encoding hyperosmolality-gated Ca2+ permeable channel 2.1-like isoform X1: MTTHFLMFSVSQCSETEMDVSSLLTSAAINTAVCVAFFSLYSVLRKQPSLLSVYFGQRLSQVRLKRHDPFCFERLFPSASWIVKAWEASEDELYAIGGVDAVVFLRAVVFSVRILTVAGIICLFLVLPLNYNFGIEMEHKQFPDEPLNVFTIGNVKEGSRWLWAHCLALYIITCCACILLYFEYKNITKMRLAYITSSVSHPSHFTVLVRAIPWSREEAYSDTLTKFFTNYYSSSYLLHQMIYQSGAVQKLMSDAEKMYKILRTTGMEQSCGSKFMRCGFCGGTNAASFKILSIEPESSKGRSSFDGSDTRKKECGAALVFFRTRYAALVASEVLQAPNPMSWVTDSAPEPRDVYWSNLCVPYRLLWIRKIAVLVASILFVIFFLIPVVFTQSLVHFEKLKKIFPFLRDIGQRKFVEQVITGYLPSVIFMIFLYFVPPLMMVFSTLEGSISRSSRKRSTCIKVTYFVIWNVFFANILTETAIDHYQISIMKLGDPKNIPNLLAKAVPSSATFFMTYVLTSGWASLSVELIQPFPLVCNLFYRFILQNKDETTYGTYTFPYHTEVPRVLLFGLLGFTCSTLAPLILPFLLVYFVLAYFVYRNQILNVYVTKYQTGGLYWPVVHNTTIFSLVLTQIIALGVFGIKESSVALSFTIPLIVCTLLFNEYCRQRFHPVFRKTPAKVRERAPEIIIEMDRQDEHCGRMEEIHQKLQSAYCQFTSRSNGLQKTIEQNSHACELDNTEIGNICMHEDLEDVTPGKRTIRLPGSLVG; the protein is encoded by the exons ATGACAACACACTTTCTAATGTTCTCT GTTTCCCAGTGTAGCGAGACAGAGATGGACGTCTCCTCTCTTTTGACTTCTGCTGCTATCAATACAGCTGTATGTGTGGCGTTTTTCTCGTTGTACTCTGTTTTAAGAAAACAACCTAGTCTCCTGAgcgtctattttgggcaaagaCTTTCCCAGGTGAGATTAAAACGCCATGATCCTTTTTGCTTCGAGCGACTCTTTCCTTCTGCTAGTTGGATAGTGAAGGCCTGGGAAGCCTCAGAGGACGAGTTATATGCCATTGGTGGTGTGGATGCTGTAGTCTTTCTCCGTGCGGTTGTCTTCAG TGTCAGAATATTAACTGTTGCTGGTATCATATGCTTGTTTCTTGTTCTTCCCCTAAATTATAATTTCGGAATTGAGATGGAGCACAAACAATTCCCTGATGAGCCATTGAATGTGTTCACCATTGGGAATGTGAAGGAAGGGTCGAGATG GCTTTGGGCTCATTGTCTTGCACTATACATCATAACATGCTGCGCTTGTATTCTCCTCTACTTT GaatataaaaacatcacaaaaaTGAGATTGGCGTACATCACTTCTTCTGTTTCCCATCCAAGTCACTTTACAGTGCTTGTTCGTGCAATTCCATGGTCTCGGGAAGAAGCATACAGCGATACATTGACAAAATTCTTTACAAATTATTATTCGTCAAGCTATTTGTTGCACCAAATGATCTATCAGTCCGGAGCAGTCCAGAAATTGATG AGTGATGCTGAGAAAATGTATAAGATTCTGAGGACCACCGGGATGGAGCAAAGCTGTGGATCAAAATTTATGAGATGTGGCTTTTGTGGGGGAACTAATGCAGCATCTTTCAAAATCCTTTCTATTGAGCCTGAAAGTTCCAAGGGAAGAAGCAGCTTTGATGGGTCAGATACAAGGAAGAAG GAATGTGGGGCGGCTCTGGTTtttttcaggactcgttatgctGCTTTGGTTGCTTCGGAGGTTCTTCAAGCACCAAATCCCATGTCCTGGGTGACTGACTCTGCTCCTGAACCTCGTGACGTGTACTGGTCAAACTTGTGTGTACCGTATCGGCTCCTGTGGATCCGTAAAATTGCTGTCCTCGTGGCCTCGATCCTTTTTGTGATTTTCTTCCTTATACCTGTGGTGTTTACACAAAGCCTTGTTCATTTTGAAAAGCTAAAAAAGATTTTTCCGTTCTTGAGGGATATCGGACAGAG GAAGTTTGTTGAACAAGTGATAACTGGATATCTACCAAGTGTTATATTCATGATCTTTCTGTACTTTGTACCACCACTAATGATGGTATTCTCGACATTGGAGGGCTCAATTTCTCGTAGCAGCCGGAAACGAAGTACATGCATTAAAGTTACTTACTTCGTCATATGGAATGTATTCTTTGCCAATATTCTTACAGAGACTGCCATAGACCACTATCAAATTTCGATCATGAAATTGGGGGATCCTAAAAACATACCAAATTTGCTTGCTAAAGCAGTGCCTTCATCG GCAACATTCTTTATGACGTACGTTCTCACCTCAGGCTGGGCAAGCTTGTCCGTTGAACTCATTCAGCCATTTCCTTTAGTCTGCAACTTGTTTTACAGGTTCATTCTCCAAAACAAGGACGAGACAACATATGGAACATATACCTTTCCGTACCATACGGAAGTACCAAGAGTCCTCCTTTTCGGACTCCTAGGTTTCACTTGTTCCACACTGGCACCTCTTATTTTGCCTTTCTTGCTGGTATACTTTGTCCTTGCCTATTTCGTGTACCGCAATCAG ATATTGAACGTGTATGTAACGAAATATCAGACAGGCGGACTGTATTGGCCTGTGGTGCACAACACAACAATATTCTCGTTGGTGCTGACACAAATAATAGCATTGGGAGTTTTTGGAATCAAAGAATCGTCGGTTGCTTTAAGCTTTACCATTCCACTAATTGTTTGCACGCTACTCTTCAATGAGTATTGTAGGCAAAGGTTTCACCCAGTCTTTAGAAAAACACCAGCCAAGGTGAGAGAGAGAGCTCCTGAA ATTATCATAGAAATGGACCGGCAAGATGAGCACTGTGGACGGATGGAGGAGATTCATCAGAAGCTGCAATCCGCTTATTGTCAGTTTACTTCAAGATCCAATGGTTTGCAAAAAACCATAGAACAAAACAGCCATGCATGCGAATTGGATAATACTGAGATAGGTAACATTTGCATGCATGAAGATCTAGAGGACGTCACACCTG GGAAGAGAACCATCCGATTGCCTGGGTCCTTAGTTGGATGA
- the LOC142524089 gene encoding hyperosmolality-gated Ca2+ permeable channel 2.1-like isoform X2, with the protein MTTHFLMFSVSQCSETEMDVSSLLTSAAINTAVCVAFFSLYSVLRKQPSLLSVYFGQRLSQVRLKRHDPFCFERLFPSASWIVKAWEASEDELYAIGGVDAVVFLRAVVFSVRILTVAGIICLFLVLPLNYNFGIEMEHKQFPDEPLNVFTIGNVKEGSRWLWAHCLALYIITCCACILLYFEYKNITKMRLAYITSSVSHPSHFTVLVRAIPWSREEAYSDTLTKFFTNYYSSSYLLHQMIYQSGAVQKLMSDAEKMYKILRTTGMEQSCGSKFMRCGFCGGTNAASFKILSIEPESSKGRSSFDGSDTRKKECGAALVFFRTRYAALVASEVLQAPNPMSWVTDSAPEPRDVYWSNLCVPYRLLWIRKIAVLVASILFVIFFLIPVVFTQSLVHFEKLKKIFPFLRDIGQRKFVEQVITGYLPSVIFMIFLYFVPPLMMVFSTLEGSISRSSRKRSTCIKVTYFVIWNVFFANILTETAIDHYQISIMKLGDPKNIPNLLAKAVPSSATFFMTYVLTSGWASLSVELIQPFPLVCNLFYRFILQNKDETTYGTYTFPYHTEVPRVLLFGLLGFTCSTLAPLILPFLLVYFVLAYFVYRNQILNVYVTKYQTGGLYWPVVHNTTIFSLVLTQIIALGVFGIKESSVALSFTIPLIVCTLLFNEYCRQRFHPVFRKTPAKIIIEMDRQDEHCGRMEEIHQKLQSAYCQFTSRSNGLQKTIEQNSHACELDNTEIGNICMHEDLEDVTPGKRTIRLPGSLVG; encoded by the exons ATGACAACACACTTTCTAATGTTCTCT GTTTCCCAGTGTAGCGAGACAGAGATGGACGTCTCCTCTCTTTTGACTTCTGCTGCTATCAATACAGCTGTATGTGTGGCGTTTTTCTCGTTGTACTCTGTTTTAAGAAAACAACCTAGTCTCCTGAgcgtctattttgggcaaagaCTTTCCCAGGTGAGATTAAAACGCCATGATCCTTTTTGCTTCGAGCGACTCTTTCCTTCTGCTAGTTGGATAGTGAAGGCCTGGGAAGCCTCAGAGGACGAGTTATATGCCATTGGTGGTGTGGATGCTGTAGTCTTTCTCCGTGCGGTTGTCTTCAG TGTCAGAATATTAACTGTTGCTGGTATCATATGCTTGTTTCTTGTTCTTCCCCTAAATTATAATTTCGGAATTGAGATGGAGCACAAACAATTCCCTGATGAGCCATTGAATGTGTTCACCATTGGGAATGTGAAGGAAGGGTCGAGATG GCTTTGGGCTCATTGTCTTGCACTATACATCATAACATGCTGCGCTTGTATTCTCCTCTACTTT GaatataaaaacatcacaaaaaTGAGATTGGCGTACATCACTTCTTCTGTTTCCCATCCAAGTCACTTTACAGTGCTTGTTCGTGCAATTCCATGGTCTCGGGAAGAAGCATACAGCGATACATTGACAAAATTCTTTACAAATTATTATTCGTCAAGCTATTTGTTGCACCAAATGATCTATCAGTCCGGAGCAGTCCAGAAATTGATG AGTGATGCTGAGAAAATGTATAAGATTCTGAGGACCACCGGGATGGAGCAAAGCTGTGGATCAAAATTTATGAGATGTGGCTTTTGTGGGGGAACTAATGCAGCATCTTTCAAAATCCTTTCTATTGAGCCTGAAAGTTCCAAGGGAAGAAGCAGCTTTGATGGGTCAGATACAAGGAAGAAG GAATGTGGGGCGGCTCTGGTTtttttcaggactcgttatgctGCTTTGGTTGCTTCGGAGGTTCTTCAAGCACCAAATCCCATGTCCTGGGTGACTGACTCTGCTCCTGAACCTCGTGACGTGTACTGGTCAAACTTGTGTGTACCGTATCGGCTCCTGTGGATCCGTAAAATTGCTGTCCTCGTGGCCTCGATCCTTTTTGTGATTTTCTTCCTTATACCTGTGGTGTTTACACAAAGCCTTGTTCATTTTGAAAAGCTAAAAAAGATTTTTCCGTTCTTGAGGGATATCGGACAGAG GAAGTTTGTTGAACAAGTGATAACTGGATATCTACCAAGTGTTATATTCATGATCTTTCTGTACTTTGTACCACCACTAATGATGGTATTCTCGACATTGGAGGGCTCAATTTCTCGTAGCAGCCGGAAACGAAGTACATGCATTAAAGTTACTTACTTCGTCATATGGAATGTATTCTTTGCCAATATTCTTACAGAGACTGCCATAGACCACTATCAAATTTCGATCATGAAATTGGGGGATCCTAAAAACATACCAAATTTGCTTGCTAAAGCAGTGCCTTCATCG GCAACATTCTTTATGACGTACGTTCTCACCTCAGGCTGGGCAAGCTTGTCCGTTGAACTCATTCAGCCATTTCCTTTAGTCTGCAACTTGTTTTACAGGTTCATTCTCCAAAACAAGGACGAGACAACATATGGAACATATACCTTTCCGTACCATACGGAAGTACCAAGAGTCCTCCTTTTCGGACTCCTAGGTTTCACTTGTTCCACACTGGCACCTCTTATTTTGCCTTTCTTGCTGGTATACTTTGTCCTTGCCTATTTCGTGTACCGCAATCAG ATATTGAACGTGTATGTAACGAAATATCAGACAGGCGGACTGTATTGGCCTGTGGTGCACAACACAACAATATTCTCGTTGGTGCTGACACAAATAATAGCATTGGGAGTTTTTGGAATCAAAGAATCGTCGGTTGCTTTAAGCTTTACCATTCCACTAATTGTTTGCACGCTACTCTTCAATGAGTATTGTAGGCAAAGGTTTCACCCAGTCTTTAGAAAAACACCAGCCAAG ATTATCATAGAAATGGACCGGCAAGATGAGCACTGTGGACGGATGGAGGAGATTCATCAGAAGCTGCAATCCGCTTATTGTCAGTTTACTTCAAGATCCAATGGTTTGCAAAAAACCATAGAACAAAACAGCCATGCATGCGAATTGGATAATACTGAGATAGGTAACATTTGCATGCATGAAGATCTAGAGGACGTCACACCTG GGAAGAGAACCATCCGATTGCCTGGGTCCTTAGTTGGATGA
- the LOC142524089 gene encoding hyperosmolality-gated Ca2+ permeable channel 2.1-like isoform X3 yields the protein MDVSSLLTSAAINTAVCVAFFSLYSVLRKQPSLLSVYFGQRLSQVRLKRHDPFCFERLFPSASWIVKAWEASEDELYAIGGVDAVVFLRAVVFSVRILTVAGIICLFLVLPLNYNFGIEMEHKQFPDEPLNVFTIGNVKEGSRWLWAHCLALYIITCCACILLYFEYKNITKMRLAYITSSVSHPSHFTVLVRAIPWSREEAYSDTLTKFFTNYYSSSYLLHQMIYQSGAVQKLMSDAEKMYKILRTTGMEQSCGSKFMRCGFCGGTNAASFKILSIEPESSKGRSSFDGSDTRKKECGAALVFFRTRYAALVASEVLQAPNPMSWVTDSAPEPRDVYWSNLCVPYRLLWIRKIAVLVASILFVIFFLIPVVFTQSLVHFEKLKKIFPFLRDIGQRKFVEQVITGYLPSVIFMIFLYFVPPLMMVFSTLEGSISRSSRKRSTCIKVTYFVIWNVFFANILTETAIDHYQISIMKLGDPKNIPNLLAKAVPSSATFFMTYVLTSGWASLSVELIQPFPLVCNLFYRFILQNKDETTYGTYTFPYHTEVPRVLLFGLLGFTCSTLAPLILPFLLVYFVLAYFVYRNQILNVYVTKYQTGGLYWPVVHNTTIFSLVLTQIIALGVFGIKESSVALSFTIPLIVCTLLFNEYCRQRFHPVFRKTPAKVRERAPEIIIEMDRQDEHCGRMEEIHQKLQSAYCQFTSRSNGLQKTIEQNSHACELDNTEIGNICMHEDLEDVTPGKRTIRLPGSLVG from the exons ATGGACGTCTCCTCTCTTTTGACTTCTGCTGCTATCAATACAGCTGTATGTGTGGCGTTTTTCTCGTTGTACTCTGTTTTAAGAAAACAACCTAGTCTCCTGAgcgtctattttgggcaaagaCTTTCCCAGGTGAGATTAAAACGCCATGATCCTTTTTGCTTCGAGCGACTCTTTCCTTCTGCTAGTTGGATAGTGAAGGCCTGGGAAGCCTCAGAGGACGAGTTATATGCCATTGGTGGTGTGGATGCTGTAGTCTTTCTCCGTGCGGTTGTCTTCAG TGTCAGAATATTAACTGTTGCTGGTATCATATGCTTGTTTCTTGTTCTTCCCCTAAATTATAATTTCGGAATTGAGATGGAGCACAAACAATTCCCTGATGAGCCATTGAATGTGTTCACCATTGGGAATGTGAAGGAAGGGTCGAGATG GCTTTGGGCTCATTGTCTTGCACTATACATCATAACATGCTGCGCTTGTATTCTCCTCTACTTT GaatataaaaacatcacaaaaaTGAGATTGGCGTACATCACTTCTTCTGTTTCCCATCCAAGTCACTTTACAGTGCTTGTTCGTGCAATTCCATGGTCTCGGGAAGAAGCATACAGCGATACATTGACAAAATTCTTTACAAATTATTATTCGTCAAGCTATTTGTTGCACCAAATGATCTATCAGTCCGGAGCAGTCCAGAAATTGATG AGTGATGCTGAGAAAATGTATAAGATTCTGAGGACCACCGGGATGGAGCAAAGCTGTGGATCAAAATTTATGAGATGTGGCTTTTGTGGGGGAACTAATGCAGCATCTTTCAAAATCCTTTCTATTGAGCCTGAAAGTTCCAAGGGAAGAAGCAGCTTTGATGGGTCAGATACAAGGAAGAAG GAATGTGGGGCGGCTCTGGTTtttttcaggactcgttatgctGCTTTGGTTGCTTCGGAGGTTCTTCAAGCACCAAATCCCATGTCCTGGGTGACTGACTCTGCTCCTGAACCTCGTGACGTGTACTGGTCAAACTTGTGTGTACCGTATCGGCTCCTGTGGATCCGTAAAATTGCTGTCCTCGTGGCCTCGATCCTTTTTGTGATTTTCTTCCTTATACCTGTGGTGTTTACACAAAGCCTTGTTCATTTTGAAAAGCTAAAAAAGATTTTTCCGTTCTTGAGGGATATCGGACAGAG GAAGTTTGTTGAACAAGTGATAACTGGATATCTACCAAGTGTTATATTCATGATCTTTCTGTACTTTGTACCACCACTAATGATGGTATTCTCGACATTGGAGGGCTCAATTTCTCGTAGCAGCCGGAAACGAAGTACATGCATTAAAGTTACTTACTTCGTCATATGGAATGTATTCTTTGCCAATATTCTTACAGAGACTGCCATAGACCACTATCAAATTTCGATCATGAAATTGGGGGATCCTAAAAACATACCAAATTTGCTTGCTAAAGCAGTGCCTTCATCG GCAACATTCTTTATGACGTACGTTCTCACCTCAGGCTGGGCAAGCTTGTCCGTTGAACTCATTCAGCCATTTCCTTTAGTCTGCAACTTGTTTTACAGGTTCATTCTCCAAAACAAGGACGAGACAACATATGGAACATATACCTTTCCGTACCATACGGAAGTACCAAGAGTCCTCCTTTTCGGACTCCTAGGTTTCACTTGTTCCACACTGGCACCTCTTATTTTGCCTTTCTTGCTGGTATACTTTGTCCTTGCCTATTTCGTGTACCGCAATCAG ATATTGAACGTGTATGTAACGAAATATCAGACAGGCGGACTGTATTGGCCTGTGGTGCACAACACAACAATATTCTCGTTGGTGCTGACACAAATAATAGCATTGGGAGTTTTTGGAATCAAAGAATCGTCGGTTGCTTTAAGCTTTACCATTCCACTAATTGTTTGCACGCTACTCTTCAATGAGTATTGTAGGCAAAGGTTTCACCCAGTCTTTAGAAAAACACCAGCCAAGGTGAGAGAGAGAGCTCCTGAA ATTATCATAGAAATGGACCGGCAAGATGAGCACTGTGGACGGATGGAGGAGATTCATCAGAAGCTGCAATCCGCTTATTGTCAGTTTACTTCAAGATCCAATGGTTTGCAAAAAACCATAGAACAAAACAGCCATGCATGCGAATTGGATAATACTGAGATAGGTAACATTTGCATGCATGAAGATCTAGAGGACGTCACACCTG GGAAGAGAACCATCCGATTGCCTGGGTCCTTAGTTGGATGA
- the LOC142524091 gene encoding homeobox protein knotted-1-like 2: MEEYNHLSENTNSRRNFLYMGPVLAPSSSVYGRTNSGSSNHQGQLQQISSFHLQSSDCYDQYEGAQQNPTVKTEAGTSQIHAPRFNYPSMNRGHQTLQDHHGRQESANTCSEVDAIKARIIAHPQYSNLLEAYMDCQKVGAPPEVVARLTAVRQEFEARQRAGAAVRDVSKDPELDQFMEAYYDMLVKYREELTRPLQEATEFLRRIESQLNMITNCPTRILNSEEKCDGVVSSEEDQENSGGETELAEIDPRAEDKELKNHLLRKYSGYLSSLKQELSKKKKKGKLPKDARQKLLSWWELHYKWPYPSESEKVALAESTGLDQKQINNWFINQRKRHWKPSEDMPFMVMDGLHPQNAAIYMDGHYIGEGPYRLGP, encoded by the exons ATGGAGGAATACAATCATCTGAGTGAAAACACAAATTCTCGAAGGAATTTTCTTTATATGGGCCCAGTTCTTGCACCAAGCTCTTCGGTTTATGGAAGAACAAACAGTGGCTCGAGTAATCATCAAGGTCAGTTGCAGCAGATCAGTAGCTTTCATCTTCAATCAAGCGACTGTTACGATCAATATGAAGGTGCTCAACAGAATCCCACTGTCAAAACTGAAGCCGGAACTTCGCAAATTCATGCTCCCAGATTCAACTATCCGTCTATGAATAGAGGACACCAAACTCTTCAAGATCATCATGGGAGACAAGAAAGTGCGAATACCTGTAGTGAAGTTGATGCGATTAAAGCCAGGATTATTGCTCATCCTCAGTATTCTAATCTTTTGGAAGCGTACATGGATTGTCAAAAG GTGGGAGCTCCGCCGGAGGTCGTGGCGCGTCTGACGGCGGTCCGCCAAGAGTTTGAGGCGAGGCAGCGGGCTGGGGCCGCTGTTCGAGATGTTTCGAAGGATCCAGAACTCGACCAGTTCATG GAAGCTTACTATGACATGCTGGTGAAGTATCGGGAGGAGCTAACCAGGCCTTTACAAGAAGCCACGGAGTTCCTGCGACGGATTGAATCACAACTTAACATGATAACCAATTGCCCCACTCGGATTTTAAATTCTG AGGAGAAGTGTGATGGTGTTGTTTCGTCTGAAGAAGACCAAGAAAACAGTGGTGGAGAAACCGAACTTGCAGAGATTGATCCACGAGCAGAAGACAAGGAACTGAAAAATCACCTCTTGAGGAAGTATAGTGGATATTTAAGCAGTTTAAAGCAAGAGCTTtccaagaagaagaagaaaggcAAACTTCCAAAAGATGCTCGGCAGAAGCTACTCAGCTGGTGGGAATTACATTACAAATGGCCGTATCCATCG GAGTCGGAGAAGGTGGCGCTGGCTGAATCAACGGGTTTAGACCAGAAACAGATTAATAATTGGTTCATTAACCAAAGAAAGCGACACTGGAAACCATCTGAAGACATGCCGTTTATGGTGATGGATGGCTTGCATCCGCAAAATGCTGCCATCTACATGGATGGTCATTATATAGGTGAAGGTCCTTACAGGTTGGGGCCGTGA